One segment of Streptomyces sp. YIM 121038 DNA contains the following:
- a CDS encoding alpha/beta hydrolase, with protein MTDPANTPQHASATASAVRIDGPWTHRDVAANGARFHIAELGDGPLVLLLHGFPQFWWAWRHQLVSLADAGFRAVAMDLRGVGGSDRTPRGYDPANLALDITGVVRSLGEPDAALVGHDLGGYLAWTAAVMRPKLVRRLAVTSMPHPRRWRSAMLRDMKQTAAGSYVWGFQRPWVPERQLVADDGALVGRLMRDWSGPRLPDDEAVETYRRAMCIPSTAHCSIEPYRWMVRSMARPDGIQFNRRMKRPVRVPTLHVHGSLDPVMRTRSAAGSGEYVEAPYRWRLFDGLGHFPHEEDPVAFSNELVSWLKDPEPDR; from the coding sequence ATGACGGACCCCGCCAATACCCCCCAGCACGCCTCCGCGACCGCGTCGGCCGTACGCATCGACGGCCCCTGGACGCACCGGGACGTCGCCGCCAACGGCGCCCGCTTCCACATCGCGGAGCTCGGTGACGGGCCGCTGGTGCTGCTGCTCCACGGCTTCCCGCAGTTCTGGTGGGCCTGGCGGCACCAGCTCGTCTCGCTCGCCGACGCGGGCTTCCGCGCGGTGGCGATGGACCTGCGGGGCGTCGGCGGCAGCGACCGCACCCCGCGCGGCTACGACCCGGCCAACCTGGCCCTCGACATCACCGGCGTGGTGCGCTCCCTCGGGGAGCCCGACGCCGCGCTCGTGGGCCACGACCTGGGCGGCTACCTCGCCTGGACCGCCGCCGTGATGCGGCCCAAGCTGGTGCGCCGCCTCGCCGTCACCTCCATGCCGCACCCCCGGCGCTGGCGCTCGGCGATGCTGCGGGACATGAAGCAGACCGCCGCCGGTTCCTACGTGTGGGGCTTCCAGCGGCCGTGGGTCCCGGAGCGCCAGCTCGTCGCGGACGACGGCGCCCTGGTCGGCCGGCTGATGCGGGACTGGTCGGGGCCGCGCCTCCCGGACGACGAGGCCGTGGAGACGTACCGGCGCGCGATGTGCATCCCCTCGACGGCGCACTGCTCGATCGAGCCGTACCGCTGGATGGTGCGGTCCATGGCGCGCCCCGACGGGATCCAGTTCAACCGGCGCATGAAGCGCCCGGTGCGGGTGCCCACGCTCCATGTGCACGGGTCCCTCGACCCGGTGATGCGCACCCGCAGCGCGGCCGGTTCCGGCGAGTACGTCGAAGCGCCGTACCGCTGGCGGCTGTTCGACGGCCTGGGGCACTTCCCGCACGAGGAGGACCCGGTGGCCTTCTCCAACGAGCTGGTGAGCTGGCTGAAGGACCCCGAGCCCGACCGCTGA
- a CDS encoding phage holin family protein, with protein MSAPDGPVGTERSLGQLVSAASKEMSELVHDEIALVKAQLTQDVKRGAIGSAAFIAAVAVLIFSLPMLSFALAYGIRTWSGWNLAICFVLSFAANVLVAGVLAWIGVIFAKKAAKGKGPQKAAAAAKETAAVLQNVKPHPRPVTPATSALELEKGERADAVARSTA; from the coding sequence ATGAGCGCACCCGACGGTCCCGTCGGCACCGAACGCAGCCTCGGCCAGCTCGTCTCCGCGGCGAGCAAAGAGATGTCGGAGCTGGTGCACGACGAGATCGCGCTGGTCAAGGCCCAGCTGACGCAGGACGTCAAGCGCGGTGCGATCGGCAGTGCCGCGTTCATCGCGGCCGTTGCCGTCCTCATCTTCTCGCTGCCGATGCTGAGCTTCGCCCTGGCCTACGGCATCCGCACCTGGAGCGGCTGGAACCTCGCGATCTGCTTCGTGCTGTCCTTCGCGGCGAACGTCCTGGTGGCGGGCGTGCTCGCCTGGATCGGCGTGATCTTCGCCAAGAAGGCCGCCAAGGGCAAGGGCCCGCAGAAGGCCGCGGCCGCGGCCAAGGAGACGGCTGCCGTACTGCAGAACGTCAAGCCGCATCCGCGCCCCGTGACCCCTGCGACGAGCGCCCTTGAGCTGGAGAAGGGTGAGCGGGCCGACGCTGTGGCACGCTCGACTGCATGA
- the nhaA gene encoding Na+/H+ antiporter NhaA, whose product MAAPTPTNRKFLGRLSLPERTFVANALRTETVGGVLLLIAAVAALIWANTPLKESYESVRDFHLGPGSLGLDLSVQHWAADGLLAVFFFVAGIELKRELVAGDLRDPKAAALPVIAAICGMAVPALVYTLVNTVGGGSTDGWAVPTATDIAFALAVLAVIGTSLPSALRAFLLTLAVVDDLFAIMIIAVFFTSDLNFAALAGAVIGLAVFWLLLRKGVRGWYVYVPLALVIWGLMYNSGVHATIAGVAMGLMLRCHREEGEPHSPGEHIEHLVRPLSAGLAVPLFALFSAGVVVSGGALGDVFTRPETLGVVLGLVVGKAVGIFGGTWLAARFTRAELNDDLAWPDVFAVASLAGIGFTVSLLIGELAFSDDPALTDEVKAAVLVGSLIAAVLATVLLKLRNRKYRAMCDDEERDEDLDGIPDIYEQDNPDYHLRMAEIYEKKAAEHRRRAETSAGSGDPDRGPA is encoded by the coding sequence GTGGCCGCGCCCACCCCCACCAACCGCAAGTTCCTCGGACGCCTCTCCCTGCCCGAGCGCACCTTCGTGGCGAACGCGCTGCGCACCGAGACGGTCGGCGGCGTCCTGCTGCTCATCGCCGCCGTCGCGGCCCTGATCTGGGCGAACACCCCGCTCAAGGAGAGCTACGAGAGCGTTAGGGACTTCCATCTGGGCCCCGGCTCGCTCGGCCTCGACCTGTCCGTGCAGCACTGGGCCGCCGACGGGCTGCTCGCGGTCTTCTTCTTCGTCGCCGGGATCGAGCTCAAGCGCGAGCTGGTCGCGGGCGACCTGCGCGACCCCAAGGCCGCCGCGCTGCCCGTCATCGCCGCGATCTGCGGCATGGCCGTACCGGCGCTCGTCTACACGCTGGTCAACACCGTCGGCGGCGGCTCCACGGACGGGTGGGCCGTGCCCACCGCGACCGACATCGCCTTCGCGCTCGCGGTGCTCGCGGTCATCGGCACCTCGCTGCCGTCGGCGCTGCGCGCCTTCCTGCTCACCCTCGCCGTCGTCGACGACCTCTTCGCGATCATGATCATCGCGGTCTTCTTCACCAGCGACCTGAACTTCGCCGCGCTCGCCGGCGCCGTCATCGGCCTCGCCGTCTTCTGGCTGCTCCTGCGCAAGGGCGTCCGCGGCTGGTACGTCTACGTGCCGCTCGCCCTGGTCATCTGGGGCCTGATGTACAACAGCGGCGTCCACGCCACCATCGCCGGTGTCGCCATGGGCCTGATGCTGCGCTGCCACCGCGAGGAGGGCGAGCCGCACTCCCCCGGCGAGCACATCGAGCACCTCGTACGGCCCCTCTCCGCGGGCCTCGCGGTACCGCTGTTCGCCCTGTTCAGCGCCGGGGTGGTGGTCTCCGGCGGTGCGCTCGGCGACGTCTTCACGCGGCCCGAGACGCTCGGCGTGGTCCTCGGTCTGGTCGTCGGCAAGGCCGTCGGCATCTTCGGCGGCACCTGGCTCGCCGCCCGCTTCACCCGGGCCGAGCTGAACGACGACCTGGCCTGGCCGGACGTCTTCGCGGTCGCCTCGCTCGCCGGCATCGGCTTCACCGTCTCGCTGCTCATCGGCGAACTCGCCTTCAGCGACGACCCGGCCCTCACCGACGAGGTCAAGGCGGCGGTCCTCGTCGGCTCCCTGATCGCGGCCGTGCTCGCCACCGTCCTGCTGAAGCTCCGCAACCGCAAGTACCGCGCGATGTGCGACGACGAGGAGCGCGACGAGGACCTCGACGGCATCCCGGACATCTACGAACAGGACAATCCGGATTACCACTTGCGGATGGCGGAGATCTACGAGAAGAAGGCCGCCGAGCACCGCAGGCGGGCGGAAACGTCGGCCGGGTCGGGCGATCCGGACCGCGGTCCGGCATGA
- the acs gene encoding acetate--CoA ligase, with amino-acid sequence MAWDTTDTLRKGDVVSNESLANLLKEERRFAPPADLAARANVSADAYEQAKADRLGFWAEQARRLTWATEPTKTLDWSNPPFAKWFEDGKLNVAYNCVDRHVEAGHGDRVAIHFEGEPGDSRALTYAELKDEVSRAANALTELGVGKGDRVAVYLPMIPEAVVAMLACARIGAAHSVVFGGFSADAIAARIKDADAKLVITADGGYRRGKPSALKPAVDEALGRVEGVDKVLVVRRTEQEVAWTEGRDLWWHDVVGRQSAEHTPEAFDAEQPLFILYTSGTTGKPKGILHTSGGYLTQASYTHHAVFDLKPETDVYWCTADIGWVTGHSYITYGPLSNGATQVIYEGTPDTPHQGRFWEIVQKYGVTILYTAPTAIRTFMKWGDDIPAKFDLSSLRVLGSVGEPINPEAWVWYRKHIGGDNCPIVDTWWQTETGAMMISPLPGVTETKPGSAQRALPGIAATVVDDEANEVPDGGGGYLVLTEPWPSMLRTIWGDDQRFIDTYWSRFEGKYFAGDGAKKDEDGDIWLLGRVDDVMLVSGHNISTTEVESALVSHPSVAEAAVVGAADETTGQAIVAFVILRGTANAEDEGLVADLRNHVGATLGPIAKPKRILPVAELPKTRSGKIMRRLLRDVAENRQLGDVTTLTDSSVMDLIQSKLPAAASED; translated from the coding sequence GTGGCTTGGGACACAACGGACACCCTGAGAAAGGGAGATGTCGTGAGTAACGAAAGCCTGGCCAACCTCTTGAAGGAGGAGCGTCGCTTCGCGCCGCCGGCCGATCTGGCCGCGCGGGCCAACGTCAGCGCGGACGCGTACGAGCAGGCCAAGGCTGACAGGCTCGGCTTCTGGGCCGAGCAGGCCCGTCGGCTGACCTGGGCCACCGAACCGACCAAGACGCTCGACTGGTCGAACCCGCCGTTCGCGAAGTGGTTCGAGGACGGCAAGCTCAACGTCGCGTACAACTGCGTGGACCGCCACGTCGAGGCGGGCCACGGCGACCGGGTGGCCATCCACTTCGAGGGCGAGCCCGGCGACAGCCGTGCCCTCACCTACGCCGAGCTGAAGGACGAGGTGAGCCGCGCCGCCAACGCCCTGACGGAGCTGGGCGTCGGCAAGGGCGACCGGGTCGCCGTCTATCTGCCGATGATCCCCGAGGCGGTCGTGGCGATGCTGGCGTGCGCCCGCATCGGCGCCGCGCACTCGGTGGTCTTCGGCGGCTTCTCCGCCGACGCGATCGCCGCCCGCATCAAGGACGCCGATGCCAAGCTCGTCATCACCGCCGACGGCGGCTACCGCCGGGGCAAGCCGTCCGCGCTCAAGCCCGCGGTCGACGAGGCCCTGGGCCGGGTGGAGGGCGTCGACAAGGTCCTCGTCGTACGGCGCACCGAGCAGGAGGTGGCCTGGACCGAGGGCCGCGACCTGTGGTGGCACGACGTGGTCGGGCGGCAGTCGGCCGAGCACACCCCGGAGGCGTTCGACGCCGAGCAGCCGCTGTTCATCCTGTACACGTCGGGCACCACGGGGAAGCCCAAGGGCATCCTGCACACGTCGGGCGGCTATCTGACCCAGGCGTCGTACACCCACCACGCCGTCTTCGACCTCAAGCCGGAGACCGACGTCTACTGGTGCACGGCCGACATCGGCTGGGTGACGGGCCACTCGTACATCACGTACGGACCGCTGTCGAACGGCGCGACGCAGGTGATCTACGAGGGCACCCCGGACACCCCGCACCAGGGCCGCTTCTGGGAGATCGTGCAGAAGTACGGGGTGACGATCCTGTACACGGCGCCCACGGCGATCCGTACGTTCATGAAGTGGGGCGACGACATCCCCGCGAAGTTCGACCTGTCCTCGCTGCGCGTCCTGGGCTCGGTCGGCGAGCCGATCAACCCCGAGGCGTGGGTCTGGTACCGCAAGCACATCGGCGGTGACAACTGCCCGATCGTGGACACCTGGTGGCAGACCGAGACCGGCGCGATGATGATCTCGCCGCTCCCGGGCGTGACCGAGACCAAGCCGGGCTCCGCCCAGCGCGCGCTGCCGGGCATCGCCGCGACCGTGGTCGACGACGAGGCGAACGAGGTGCCCGACGGCGGCGGTGGCTATCTGGTCCTCACCGAGCCGTGGCCGTCGATGCTGCGCACCATCTGGGGCGACGACCAGCGGTTCATCGACACGTACTGGTCGCGCTTCGAGGGCAAGTACTTCGCCGGTGACGGCGCCAAGAAGGACGAGGACGGCGACATCTGGCTGCTCGGCCGGGTCGACGACGTGATGCTCGTGTCCGGGCACAACATCTCCACCACCGAGGTGGAGTCGGCGCTCGTCTCGCACCCGTCGGTCGCCGAGGCGGCGGTCGTGGGCGCGGCGGACGAGACCACCGGCCAGGCCATCGTCGCCTTCGTGATCCTGCGGGGCACGGCGAACGCCGAGGACGAGGGGCTCGTCGCGGACCTGCGCAACCACGTGGGCGCGACGCTCGGCCCGATCGCCAAGCCCAAGCGGATCCTGCCGGTGGCCGAGCTGCCGAAGACCCGTTCCGGGAAGATCATGCGGCGGCTGCTGCGGGACGTTGCCGAGAACCGTCAGCTGGGGGACGTCACCACGCTGACCGACTCCTCCGTGATGGACCTCATCCAGTCCAAGCTCCCGGCCGCCGCCAGCGAGGACTAA